From the genome of Zalophus californianus isolate mZalCal1 chromosome 6, mZalCal1.pri.v2, whole genome shotgun sequence, one region includes:
- the ARID3B gene encoding AT-rich interactive domain-containing protein 3B isoform X2 has protein sequence MAKQILDLYMLYKLVTEKGGLVEIINKKIWREITKGLNLPTSITSAAFTLRTQYMKYLYAYECEKKALSSPAELQAAIDGNRREGRRPSYSSSLLGYSPAAATAGAPALLSPPKIRFPILGLGSSSGANASSPRVPPATTLRKGDGVPVTTVPVPNRLAVPVALAGQQAGTRTAALEQLRERLESGEPPEKKASRLSEEEQRLVQQAFQRSLFSVARQLPMKIRINGREDRSEASAAALNLATGSIGSINMSVDIDGTTYAGVLFAQKPVVHLIAGPTPQSLGGSASGSSSSHCSPSPTSSRGTPSAEPSTSWSL, from the exons ATGGCCAAGCAGATCCTGGACCTGTATATGCTGTATAAGCTGGTGACAGAGAAGGGGGGCCTGGTGGAGATCATCAACAAGAAGATCTGGCGGGAGATCACCAAAGGCCTGAACCTGCCCACATCAATCACCAGCGCCGCCTTTACCCTGAGGACCCA gtACATGAAGTATCTCTATGCCTATGAGTGTGAGAAGAAAGCCTTGAGCTCCCCGGCAGAGCTCCAGGCCGCCATCGACGGCAACCGGAGGGAGGGCCGGCGGCCCAGCTACAGTTCCTCCCTCCTGGGCTACTCTCCTGCTGCCGCCACCGCCGGGGCCCCcgcccttctctccccacccaagATCCGTTTCCCCATCCTCGGGCTGGGCTCCAGCAGTGGCGCCAATGCCAGCAGCCCTCGGGTACCCCCTGCGACCACTCTCAGGAAAG GTGATGGCGTCCCAGTGACAACAGTGCCCGTGCCAAATCGCCTGGCTGTGCCTGTGGCCTTGGCAGGCCAGCAGGCCGGTACCCGGACGGCTGCGCTGGAACAGCTGCGGGAGCGGCTGGAATCAGGGGAGCCCCCCGAGAAGAAGGCGTCCAGGCTGTCGGAGGAGGAGCAGCGCCTGGTGCAGCAGGCCTTCCAGCGCAGCCTGTTCAGCGTGGCACGGCAGCTGCCCATGAAGATCAGGATCAATGGCAGGG AAGACAGATCAGAGGCCTCGGCTGCAGCGCTGAACCTGGCCACTGGCAGCATCGGGAGCATCAACATGTCTGTGGACATCGATGGCACCACCTATGCAG gtGTGCTGTTTGCCCAGAAGCCCGTGGTCCACCTCATCGCGGGGCCCACCCCCCAGAGCCTGGGTGGCAGCGCCAGCGGCAGCAGCAGCTCTCACTGCTCGCCAAGTCCTACCTCGTCCCGGGGCACCCCCAGCGCCGAGCCCTCCACCAGCTGGTCCCTCTGA